The Ipomoea triloba cultivar NCNSP0323 chromosome 14, ASM357664v1 region TCATACTCATCATCATAATACTCCTTCCCTCTCAGCAATCCCTTCTTCCCGACCGCACCGCCGTAGGCATTTACCGAAGGGGGAGGCAAGTGCTGCTGATGCTGGTGATGGTGATGCGACACCATTCCTGAAGCCGCGGCCGCCGCCGCGGCCGGATAATTAACATTTACGTGGTGTCTAGGCCCGATTGGCCCACCGAGGATGCTCCGAATCGGAAGGAGAAAGTAGAACTCCTTGTCCCCAATCTGGAGGAGGTCCTGAGAGTCGAGCTTGACGGGAGGGTTACCAGGGAGGTGAAGTACCCCCTCGACGAAGCAGCCGTTCTTACCGAGTACCTCGAGGGCGAATCGGCGGCGCTGGAAGTCGTAGAAGATGCGGGCGTGGTGGCGGGAGATGTTCATCCCGCCGCCGAGGGAGGAGAGGTCAACATCCACCGTCGATTTCTTCGAGTTACGGCCAAGGATTATGGAGTATGTCTGCATGTAGTACTCAAAATCCTCGCCCTGAAGCTTCGCGAACCCCGCCTCCACATCGCTGCCGCCGCTGCTCCCCATCTGGAATGGAATGTATCTGCGCGCacttttagagagagaaatagcaGTATGCGTCTATACATACACGcgcatatatatcatatatgcgaTCTCTCTAGGCGATTAGAGAATTATGATCGGAAACATTGCGAATTTGGGTCCTTGAGTGCTTGAAATTGAAGAATCCGATTACAGGTGAAGCTTGAATTTGAGAGGTCCGACGGGTCAAGTGATCAACCCCtattgtgtt contains the following coding sequences:
- the LOC116005316 gene encoding FHA domain-containing protein FHA2 — encoded protein: MGSSGGSDVEAGFAKLQGEDFEYYMQTYSIILGRNSKKSTVDVDLSSLGGGMNISRHHARIFYDFQRRRFALEVLGKNGCFVEGVLHLPGNPPVKLDSQDLLQIGDKEFYFLLPIRSILGGPIGPRHHVNVNYPAAAAAAASGMVSHHHHQHQQHLPPPSVNAYGGAVGKKGLLRGKEYYDDEYEDDGGEEGSEAKKLRRGDGFDGSGYGYGSSGSGGKVAIDKKVDGRSRIDRDADNQQLLQLEEKDVVSSVANVLSDLCGPGEWMAMEKLHAELVEHFGNRWHHSRVRRYLTSEDYPTPEASAKPWYGLLMLLRKYPEHFVINTRSKGRVALEFVSLVSLLS